A portion of the Stigmatella aurantiaca DW4/3-1 genome contains these proteins:
- a CDS encoding HEAT repeat domain-containing protein has translation MPRLVAALSLAAALATLSGCKGDPKTPEYWEKKLEGARKTSAKVQVVDALRTSGNLQEGFLPMLHARLASEKRPEVKAALARILGDLKHPSSVEPLQEALDPGASDTDTHLANKELAAALGKLGSPKSAPALTKLLSSRDNYTRVEAIQALGALRAPEAVEPLLQLASDESTEPFLNKKAIEALGRIGDARAVPVLMRMLTQERQGVSFYVESSFALYQLGAPAADALLAALEGRDAELTKWAGQRGVHPASYAMKAAQLLGDFRDRRAEAPLLKQLTFTNADPRIQALVRMQAAEALGRMRASPAARPLATLVSEEDPTIRAAYVRALTLLGGREALPALEKAAGQGDWYARESAMRGMALLGDAREQPLFVKWAEAEPARTASECQEYGGDGCEDPAALARKRAETLTGYGKVLEEAKACGTDGGCWAQKVSSPDALLVERAALELGRGEGAPHTAALAGRVSGKDLEARSALLQSLDWLVGDSKEAATQAREALPKLQAQLAEEKGNSRFLKVNEDLRRLIFRLERT, from the coding sequence ATGCCCCGTCTCGTCGCTGCGCTGAGCCTCGCCGCCGCCCTCGCCACCCTGTCCGGTTGCAAGGGAGACCCCAAAACCCCCGAGTACTGGGAGAAAAAGCTGGAAGGCGCCCGCAAGACGAGTGCCAAGGTCCAGGTGGTGGACGCGCTGCGCACCTCGGGCAACCTCCAGGAGGGCTTCCTGCCCATGCTGCACGCGCGGCTGGCCTCCGAGAAGCGGCCCGAGGTCAAGGCCGCCTTGGCGCGCATCCTGGGCGACCTGAAGCACCCCTCCTCGGTGGAGCCGCTCCAGGAGGCGCTGGACCCGGGCGCCTCGGACACCGACACGCACCTGGCCAACAAGGAGCTGGCGGCGGCCCTCGGCAAGCTGGGCAGCCCGAAGTCCGCCCCCGCGCTGACGAAGCTGCTGAGCTCCCGGGACAACTACACCCGCGTCGAGGCCATTCAAGCCCTGGGCGCCCTGCGCGCGCCCGAGGCGGTGGAGCCGCTGCTCCAGTTGGCCTCGGACGAAAGCACCGAGCCCTTCCTCAACAAGAAGGCCATCGAGGCGCTGGGCCGCATCGGCGACGCCCGCGCGGTGCCCGTGCTGATGCGCATGCTGACCCAGGAGCGCCAAGGCGTGTCCTTTTACGTGGAGAGCTCCTTCGCGCTCTACCAACTGGGCGCCCCCGCGGCCGATGCCCTGCTGGCCGCCCTGGAGGGCCGGGACGCGGAGCTGACGAAGTGGGCGGGGCAACGCGGGGTGCACCCCGCCAGTTACGCCATGAAGGCCGCGCAATTGCTGGGCGATTTCCGGGACCGCCGGGCGGAGGCGCCCCTGCTCAAGCAGCTCACCTTCACGAACGCGGACCCTCGCATCCAGGCCCTGGTCCGGATGCAGGCGGCGGAGGCGCTGGGCCGCATGCGCGCCAGCCCCGCGGCCCGTCCCCTCGCCACGCTCGTCTCCGAAGAGGACCCGACGATCCGGGCCGCCTACGTCCGGGCGCTGACCCTGCTCGGCGGACGCGAGGCCCTGCCCGCCCTGGAGAAGGCCGCGGGCCAGGGCGACTGGTACGCCCGGGAATCGGCGATGCGCGGCATGGCGCTGCTGGGAGACGCGCGCGAGCAACCCCTGTTCGTGAAGTGGGCGGAGGCAGAGCCGGCGCGCACCGCCAGCGAGTGTCAGGAGTACGGCGGCGACGGATGCGAGGACCCCGCGGCCCTCGCCCGGAAGCGGGCGGAGACGCTCACCGGCTACGGCAAGGTCCTGGAGGAGGCCAAGGCGTGCGGAACGGACGGCGGCTGCTGGGCCCAGAAGGTGTCGAGCCCGGACGCGCTGTTGGTGGAGCGGGCCGCGCTGGAACTGGGACGCGGGGAAGGCGCCCCCCACACGGCGGCCCTCGCGGGGCGCGTCTCCGGAAAGGACCTGGAGGCCCGCTCCGCCCTGCTCCAGTCCCTGGACTGGCTGGTGGGAGACTCGAAGGAGGCGGCGACCCAGGCCCGCGAGGCACTGCCCAAGCTCCAGGCCCAGCTCGCCGAGGAGAAGGGCAACTCCCGCTTCCTCAAGGTGAACGAGGACCTGCGCCGGCTCATCTTCCGGCTGGAACGGACCTGA